Proteins from a single region of Macaca thibetana thibetana isolate TM-01 chromosome 4, ASM2454274v1, whole genome shotgun sequence:
- the LOC126952229 gene encoding single-stranded DNA-binding protein 2-like, with protein sequence MYGKGKSNSSAVPSDSQAREKLALYVYEYLLHVGAQKSAQTFLSEIRWEKNITLGEPPGFLHSWWCVFWDLYCAAPERRETCEHSSEAKAFHDYSAAAAPSPVLGNIPPGDGMPVGPVPPGFFQPFMPPRYPGGPRPPLRIPNQALGGVPGSQPLLPSGMDPTRQQGHPNMGGPMQRMTPPRGMVPLGPQNYRGAMRPPLNALGGPGIPGMNMGPGGGRPWPNPTNANSIPYSSASPGNYVGPPGGGGQPGTPIMPSPADSTNSGDNMYTLMNAVPPGPNRPNFDNILI encoded by the coding sequence ATGTACGGCAAAGGTAAGAGTAACAGCAGCGCCGTCCCGTCCGACAGCCAGGCCCGGGAGAAGTTAGCACTCTACGTATATGAATATCTGCTCCATGTAGGAGCTCAGAAATCAGCTCAAACATTTTTATCAGAGATAAGATGGGAAAAAAACATCACATTGGGGGAACCACCAGGATTCTTACATTCTTGGTGGTGTGTATTTTGGGATCTCTACTGTGCAGCTCCAGAGAGACGTGAAACATGTGAACACTCAAGTGAAGCAAAAGCCTTCCATGATTATAGTGCTGCAGCAGCTCCCAGTCCAGTGCTAGGAAACATTCCCCCAGGAGATGGCATGCCAGTAGGTCCTGTACCACCAGGGTTCTTTCAGCCTTTTATGCCACCTCGGTACCCTGGAGGTCCAAGGCCCCCATTGAGGATACCTAATCAGGCGCTTGGAGGTGTCCCAGGAAGTCAGCCATTACTCCCCAGTGGAATGGATCCAACTCGACAACAAGGACATCCAAATATGGGTGGGCCAATGCAGAGAATGACTCCTCCAAGAGGAATGGTGCCCTTAGGACCACAGAACTATAGAGGTGCAATGAGACCCCCACTGAATGCTTTAGGTGGCCCTGGAATTCCTGGAATGAACATGGGTCCAGGTGGTGGTAGACCTTGGCCAAACCCAACAAATGCCAATTCAATACCATACTCCTCAGCATCTCCTGGGAATTATGTAGGtcctccaggaggtggagggcaaCCAGGAACACCCATCATGCCTAGTCCAGCAGATTCAACCAACTCTGGCGATAACATGTATACTTTAATGAATGCAGTACCTCCTGGACCTAACAGACCTAATTTtgacaatattttaatataa